The nucleotide sequence ATAACATCACTATGATCTCCAAAGATAGAAAGTGCATGTGCTGCTACAGTTCTGGCAGAGACATGAAAAACGGTAGAAGTTAATTCTCCTGCTATCTTAAACATATTAGGTATCATCAACAGCAAACCTTGCGAAGCAGTAAAAGTTGTTGTTAATGCACCGCTCTGCAATGCACCGTGAACGCTACCTGATGCACCACCTTCACTCTGCAGTTCGCTGACTGAAGGTACTATTCCCCAAATATTTTTCTTACCTACTGCTGACCAATCATCACAATGCTCACCCATATTTGATGAAGGAGTAATTGGATATATCGCAATTACTTCGTTTGTATGAAAGGCTGTATAAGCAGCGGCTTCGTTTCCATCAATAGTTACTTTATTCCGATTCATTTCTCTTCCATTTATTTATTAAAAAGCGAGGAAATCTGACTACACACTGATTCCAACTATTATACCAGCTAAATACTTTTATTAGTTGTTTTATTAGATGCTTTTTTTTTCAAAAGTGGAAATGAGACCATATAACTAAAACTGAATTCCCACTTTTAAGAATGATATAATACTTATCTGTCCGCACAATGAATATGCAACTACACCTGTTAGTATTACTGATAAATCATTAGTCAATCATTTATAAATAATTATTATATTAACACAGTATTTTCATCTGCTGTTTACAAATACTATTAATTACTATTCATCCAAATAATAGGAGGATAAATGGATCAGAACAACTTACCAGGTTCCTTTAGACAAGAAGTATCAGTCGGCGATTGGATGATAACTCTGCTTATCACCGCTTTGCCATTAATTGGTTTAATCATGCTTTTTGTTTGGGCGTTTGGAGATGGAACAAATCCGAGTAAAAAAAATTGGGCAAAGGCTACATTAATTTGGTATGCGATTTGGTTCGTTCTCGTAATTATTTTCTTTATTATGTTTTGGGCGTTCATTAGTGCAATGTTAAGTGGAATGAGTGGAACATATTCTTAATTAAATTTACTTTAAAAAATAATATGAGGGCTTTATGCCCTCTTCTTATTACAGAAATTTTGAGTTTCATTCTTGAAGTTTTGTTACCTTATTTATCATTCAATTAAAAGTTGAACAATGCTGCAACTTTAAATCACAAGGAAAATTAAAATTTCTTTATCCAATAAATCTGGTTCGAATAAAAAGCGATTTGATTTTATAGATCAGTTTCGCGGTTTCGTTGGCATACTGATGCTTCTTGGTCACAGTTCGTACTATTTCAATTCAATCTGGTTATATCTCGATCCTGCCGATCCGTTAATTCCTAACTGGGAACAATTTGCCCTTAGATACATTGGCTACATCTGTGCACCCGGTTTTCTAATGATGAATGGTGCGATGGTTTGGTGGACATACCAAAACAGAATATTAAAAGGATCAACAGATTGGAATGCAAAATGGCATTTAATTCAACGTGGATTATTTCTCGTACTTGTTCAGATTACCTGGGTAAATTCTTCGTGGAGCGGATTCGCATCATTTAAACCTGATCACCTTGGAATTATTTCTACTATTGGTTTTGCAATGTTACTTCTCACAATAATTGTTAAAATGAAATGGCAAATCAGGTTAGCCATCGCAATAATTATTTTACTAGTCCATCCGCTGCTATTAAGGATTCAGTACAATCCTGATATTTACTGGCAGCAGATTTTAATGCAGTCATTTATTGATTCAGGTGATTTCAATAAATATCCGATTCTCCCATGGTTTGCGCTCGCAACACTCGGTTCAGTTATGGCAACGGGCTGGTTAAAGAGCTGGCAGTCGGATAAAGAAAAAATAATTTATAGTTTCATTATTGGTTTCGCTTCATTGCTAATAGCTACATTTATAAGAATGGAAAGAGGGTACGGAAACATCTTTCCATTTTCTGATTTTGGTTCATTTTCATTTTTCTTTGATCAGAAATATCCACCAAGTTTATTTCATAATCTATGGTTCTTCGGTTGGGTTGTGATAGGTGTCGGTACCATCATTTTCATTAATATGTATTTTCAAAATTTGCTGAAATTTTTATCGTTAGTTGGCAGAGTTCCGCTATTTTTCTATTGTGTTCATCTCGCTTTACTCGGAATATTTTCAAAAAGATTTGATCTGTACTATCGCGAAGGTTACGTCACTGAAACTTTAATCGGGTTTGTAATCATGATGATTATTATGCTGCCGCTGACAAAATGGTTTGGTGGAGTTAAACAACGAAGCAAGAATTACTTAATAAAAATGATCTGATGAAAAAAATAAAAGCGCAAAAATATTTTATTTATAATATCGTTTGTCTGGTTATAATTTTTCTACTTTTAATTCCAGGTTGTGCAAGCCGTGAGAGAAGACCGGTTATTCTTGCTGATTCAACATATTATTATAACTCGACTCTTGAAAAAGATTCCTCCGCTGGAATTTCACTCAGCAATAAAATCAGCAAAAAAACAGGAAGACCAATTAAACCCGGTACAATTTTCAAATTGGATGATAATGCAAAATTATTTGCAAGTATCGAAAACAACTTTTCAAAAAATGAATTATCAATGCTTCACATAGATTGGATTGATTCTGAGGGTAATTCTTTTTATAGAAAAAGAATTGATATTTATCCAAAAGATTCGTTGTTGTTGATATCAAGCTCAATTTCTATATCACCTGAAAAAAGAGAAAAAGGAAATTATTCAGTTCGGTTTTATTTGTTCAGGGAACTTTTTGCTGAAAAGAAATTCCAACTTGTTGATTCTTCAACTTACTCAAAACTATTTCCTCCAAAAGAAAAATCAAAATCCGAGAAAAAACAGCAAAAGAAAATTAAAAAGAAGAAAGTAACAAAATCCAAAACCAGCATCGAACAGGTGAAAGCAGAAATAATTTTATGTAAAAAGCTGAGTGAAAAAACCGGTAAGCCAATTGGTGTTGATTCAATATTTGTGATCGGAAACAAAGCCAATGTGAAAGCAGTTGTAAATATTACAAAGCCCGATGTAAAAGCTAATGAACAAATGAAGTTTTATTTTGAGTGGAGCGGACCGGATAATGAAACATTTTATAAAAAAAGAATAGTTTATACAACAAGCAGCCCAACATTTACAATTTCGAATTCAATTTCAGTCACGCCTGAAAAGCGAATACCAGGTGTTTATAAAATTCAGGTAATTTATAAAAAGAAAGTAATAGCTAATCAGGAATTTATACTTGCTGCACCGGAGAAATGAAATTCAATTTCAGGGAACAGAAATTACAACCAAACCTTCCACTTCATCCGCTACATAAATGTAATTATCCTTTAGTGCCACTGCCAAAGCATATTTTGTCTCAACAGTACCAATCCGAACAGGAGAATACAGATTTGACACATCAAATATTTGAAGTCCTCGTAATTCCGTCGTCAGAAAAATTTTATTATTATCATAAACCACTTCCTTCGCATATCCACCTGCAGAATATGAGTTGATTATTTTCACATTTAAAGTGTCGGAATAATCAACTGTAACAAAACCCCCTGTTCCACAAGCAAGAAATGCAATAGGAAGATCCGAATGAATTGCTACATCTTCGGCATAACCCGGTGTATCAAGCAAATCCATAAGCGGATAAATATTAAAGCCATCCTGAAAGTCTGATATATTAAAAATCGTAAATCCAACTTCGCCGCAAGCAACAAACAGTAAATTACTATCGGCTGAAGCTTACAAACTGATTGTGCATAACCAGGGACAAAGAATGTTTGTCTGAAATCAGGGTATGTGGGGTTGTTTATTTTTGTAATATTTACACCTTCTTCACTAACGGCAGTAAAAAGAAAATCGCCCATAATATGAAAATTTTTTGCGGGTGCAATAGCACGAATTTCCGGTATGATTAAAGGATTCATTGGATTAGATACATTTACAATACCAACACCAAAACCACCAGCCGCAAGATAGATCACACTGTCTTTATTAATTAAATTGTATGCGTAACCTCTCAAGCCATAAATCAACTCAGAAATAAATTTAGGTTCTTTCGGGTTTGAAACATTTAAAATCATTAATCCTCCCTGACCCTGTGATATATATGCTAAAGAATCTTTCAAAAAAATATCCTGTGCATATCCTGTGGTAGCATATTTGGTAACTATTTTATATCCTCCATCTCCGCCAATAATTGATTCAGGATCATTCGGGGTACCACAAGCAATTAAAAATAAGAGAATAAAAAACAGAATCACTTTAAATATATTTAGCATAATTATTCTTTCGATAAATATTTGAGTTACTCTTTAAAATTTCAGTGTGTAATTAAAATTTATACCAACACGATACTGTATGTAATCTTTTTCGTCCGAAACATATTCTTTATTCGCTTCAGCGGCAGAGCTGGATTCTCTTTTAAACCAATGATAAAATGCAGTTGCTGAAAAGTTATCCATCAAATTAAAGTTATAATTAACAAAAATGCGATAATTGTAATCATAACGACCGGCATGGAGAGGGTCCAATTCCAAATAATGATCGGTTGTATAAAAAGCTCTTAAATATTGAAAATCGATACTGATGTCATTATTCCGTGAAAAAACTTCTGGCAGGATATAATCAAATCCTGCATAATAAGCATGCTCGAAGTTTGTTGCATCAGAATCGTCTGAATCTTCTTTTGTTTCTGTTGGTTCATCAAAACCTTTTGCATCAGAAGTTGAATACAGGTAACCAATATTGACATCCAGATTTTTGAATAATGATTGGTAAATCCTGAAACCATAAATATAATCGTTACTATCGTATTCTGTGTTAGATTCATCAAGGTAATATCTGTCATAAGTAAAATAAACACGGGCTCGTGTCGTCTTCCAATCAAATATATGTTGCAGCCAGAAACTGAAATCATCTTTTGAAAATATATATGGTCGGAATGTTTCAGGCGTGAATCCATAATACATGACCCAGTCTTCATCTCTGAAATGACGTACATAAAATTCCGGCAGATATGAATACGAAGCTGAGAGAGAAGTTGAAGTTGTTATATACTGACGCAGAAATATGTTATAAGTTTCCCATGTCTTTATTGAGTTAAGAGTGTAAGCATCAGAATCATAGCCTGCACCAAGAATAGTTTTTAAATTCCCGATTATATTATCAGTATAAGTAAGTCCGACCGAGTAACTCCAAACAAGATCATCAACAGTTTCTATGTGAAATCTTCCTTCGTCTTCCAGATTTTTAAATCTGTCAATATATTTTTGTGAGTATTTCAGGATGTTGCTGTCATAGTACGGTCTTACAGAGAAACTCAGGCTCCAATTATCAACCTTTTTCTCTTTATTCGTTTTCTTTTTTTGACCATATAATTCATTACTGCAGATTGAGAATAATATAATAAAACAAAAAATTAGAAAGCCGTATTTGGTCAGGGTGGGATTATTTGTTCTTGTTAACACTTAATTACTTTCCAATCTGATATCTTTTTTAGGAAATAAAATTCTTCCGAGGATTAAATATTTATCGAGGGTGATGATTTCATAACTATGAACACCTGATGGTACAGTAATATAAATTTCATTTGCTTTACCCGGAGTTCTTTTCCCGTCGTTCCTGTACTTTGTAACATCAGAACGGTCTGAACAAAGCATATATGTATTCTTTAATTTCTTATCTTCCCGTACTTCCACACGATAGTTTAATTTACCTTTCAGTTTATAATCAAACTCAACACGATTTAATATCCTCAATGTAGTTGGACCATAAATTTTAATTTTCATTGGTTTATCGGAGGAATATCTGAAGTATGTTACAATATCCTCGTCTGTAACAAGACTTACAGGCTGGTTTGGATATGATGGTGATAAAGAAACCCAATCAATTTTTTTCTCCTTTGTTGCAGTAAAAAGAGAACGAGTAAATATTTTTATTTCCTCCGAACCACTCCATAATTCAATTGAATTTTCACCACGTGATAATTCGACTAATATATTTTCACCGACTGTCGGATATCCAGATATAGTATTCTTAAACTTAGATTTTTCATCAGCGTTTACATTATTGAAATCGACTTTTATTTTATTGCCGCCATTTATTCTGTAATAAACTATGTAATCTAAATCATTCTGATCTTTACTGACTAACTGACAACGAGTAATAATTTTTAACTTACCCGGACCCCTTGTAGTAAGCAAAAGCGCTTCTTTGTTTAATAGCGGATAATATTTATAACTTTCATTCGCAACAATAATGAAAACAGAACTGCTGGCATTTTTGGGAATGAGCACTTTTGTTTTCGGTGCCCCTAACGCAGTTATCTGTATCACAAAGAATGATAGTATCAGGAGAAACTGAAATATGGAATATTTATGCTTCATTTTTTTCAAAGTAATAAATCAGAATCTTGATGATCATTTTCGGAAACTTTCTGCGGAGTTTTCACTTGTTCAGTACCAAGCTGATGACGTTTTCGTTCCATTAAATAGACGAAGCCAATTGCAACTGTCAGAAACAAACTAACTCCGGCAGTTAGCAGAACACTGTATCTTTTTTGAATAAAAATTTCTCCTTCACCTTGACGTGGCAGTGGAGATGGATTTATTGGTAATCCATACTGCTGCGCCAACTGATTCACATTCAATAAGTGAATTACAGGAATATTTTTCTCAGCCATATAAATCAGCAATCCTCTGACCGGATAGTTTTTCATTGGTAGAATTTTTGAAAATCCGGTTGGTATAAACTTGCTGTTCTCTACAGATCCAATACTTGAAATACCTCCACCAACATTTATGAAAGCTTTTATTTTATCTTTCTTCCTGTATTTGTTATACAGTTCGATCCGTTTCTGAATGCTGCTTTCAAGATGCTCTTCATTTATAAATTCAATTTTGTTTCTATTTATTGCATCAACTATTAATTGTCTCCCTTCCGGGCTGAGACCTCTGCCTCTGTCAAGACCTCCGCCAATTGACGCAGCAACTGATTTGTTTTTAAATATTCCGCGATTGTATAATGATCTCTCCATGTCGAGCCAGGTATAATAGGGATCATTCGCACCCCAATTGGATGCACCAACTGATGTGATAATAATTGGTTTCAGTTTTAATGTTTGTAAAGCTGAGTGAACTGCTATGTTGAGTCCGGGAAATGAACCGGTAAAAGCAACTGCCACAACATCATTTTTTTCAAGTTCTGCTTCCTTAAGCATATCAACAACGACGGCTGCAAAATTTGGATTTGTTGCTGTAAGTTTTGCTTCAATATATCCGCGGTCAGTTGTGATTGGGGTAATATCCTGACCTATTAAAGCAGTTTCATTCGGATCATTTATAACATCTACAAATACGCCTTTGCGCATTCTTGATTCTTTTAAATAATCCATTGCTTCTTTTGCCAGCTTTGAAGCTTCAAATTTCTGTTCGTAGAATTTGAGTTTGACATCTTCCTTGTCATATTCAACGGCAAGAAAAGCCATTAGCGCCAGCAGTGATAAAACACTCAGAACAGTTTTCGATCCTGAATTTAAATTTTGTATTTGCAATTTCTATTCAAAAATTTATGTTGGTAATAATTCACCGTTAAAAATTAAAATTACAATCAACCTAACGAGTACTGAAGTAATGAAGAGAACACAAAGAGTTCTGTAAATTCCCTGCTTTCCAAACCAATGAGCGATCAAGCCAGGGACTACCCATCCGACTGCTTGCAATTGAACCATATTCGAAGTTAACTCAATCAGTAAAAATTGCCGCGAAAAATTAGCAAGTAAACATCCAACAAGCAGGCACACAACCATCTGTCTCCGCCCGTAGAGAAATGTATAGTGTCCAAGAATTTTAACAATCAGATATGTTGACAAACTTACCAGGATAATTCCAATAAGTCTGTCCGGTTGAGAAAGCTGCAGTGCAATGTATCCGGGGACAACGATTCCACCTGCTGCCAAACCAAAAACTTCATAAGAAAGTAAGCTGAATATTAAACCGAGTGTGATTGCTAGTTCAACCATAAACAACGCTCCTGTTCTCAAAAAAGTCAGCCACTTTTCCACCCATTCCACCCATATTACCAACAGCTACAACAGTTGATTGCTCAGTTGTATAAGCAAGAATCGCTTCGAATACTGCTTCTGGTTCATTCCAGCCAAGATTAATTATTTTATTTCGCTGTACTCCATTGGAAACAGATAACTCTTCAACAATTTCTGAGGATTGTCCAATCAGAATTAAATTATCGAACTGATTTTTTAGTTCACGTCCAACCATTGCAGTTAATTGTTTCGCTCTGTCTAACCTATCCTGCCTTGTATTTAGCAGTATCATTTTAATTCCCCGTAACTCGTTTTCTGCTCGTAATTTTTCCCAGATCATCAGAGTTGATTGAGGATCATTTGCTGCAAATGCATTATAAAAATTAATTTTTTTATTGAAGGCGTTTACACTTGAGAGTTTCAATGCGCCTGCATCAGGAATTGCTTTATACATTCCGTTAAGCGCTGTTTTTCTTTCAATACCCAAATGCAAACTTACTGCAAGAGCAAGAGCTACGTTTTCTTTGTGTTCTATATAACTGAATCCTTTCATCTCTTTCTCAGTTACAAGATCAGGCTCGGCTAATTGAATTTTGCAATTTCTTTTATCGGCTATTTCTTTCAGCTTATTAAAAACTATTTTTTCAGCAGTTAACAAATATTGATTTTTTGGTATGGTGTTCCCGAGTGCTGTTGCAATTTCCGGGAGAGAATATCCCATTACATCGATGTGGTCTAATCTTACATTTGTAATCACAGCTAATGTGGAGTGCAGCATTTTATTTTCAGTAATCCATTGATACTGAGGTTGAACAGCCATACATTCCATAACGATAGCTTGTGCATTTCTTTTCGATGCAAACCTTGTAATTGAGAGTTGTTCAATAATATTAGCTCCGGCTTTACGATAAATTCCCACTTCGCTGCCGTCTTCAAGGATAAGTCGTGGATATGTTCCGGTAACTTTTGTTATGGTTTTTATACCGCTTTCACGCAGAGCAGCACCAATTAGACGTGTTACGCTTGATTTGCCTCTCGTGCCATTGATATGAACACGAATCGGGATTGAATGAATTCTTTTTTGATGAAAATAAAATTCAATCAAACCGTAGAGAGAAAGAATAATTAATACAACCAGCAGTACAGTAAAAACGTACATATAGAATAAAAATTCTCTCTAAATTATTTTCTCTTCAGTGCTATTGAAGAACAAATTTCTTTTGCCATTATTATTTAAGCAGAATCATTTTCTTTGTCTGTACAAAACTGTTAGCCTGCATTCTATAGAAATAAACTCCTGATCCAACTTTGTAACCTGAACTGCTTTCACCATTCCATACAACTTCGTATCTGCCTGCAGATTGAATACCCTCGTGCAAGATATTTATCAGCGTTCCATTGATATCGTATATACTTATTTTCACATTTGATTGTTCCGGGATCGAATAACTAATTCTTGTTTCAGGATTAAAAGGATTTGGGAAATTCTGATCCAATGAATAAGCAGTTGGTATTAAATGATTAATTTCTTCATCATCGTCAACCGAAACTATAGTCGGTGACTTTGTGGTAAATTTAATTGCGATGCCGTTAACTAATTCATTAGCAGTAGCATCATAATATTCATTGTATAAATAGGAAATACCAATGTCTTCGTTATTGTTCTCAATTCCCACTGTGCAGCTTCCGGGTTCTTTAACTACATTATATTGCAATAATAATTCGCCGTCACCTGTGGGTGTTGGATAGTAAGATGGATCGAGAAGAATAATTTGAAAGGTTTCCTTATCTTCAAGATCTGTATAATGCGGCACTGTATCCCATTCTACTATAAACCTATGATTAACAGGATCGGAGTAATAATAAAGTCTTCCTCCTCCCTGTGGTCCGTTAGAAAAGAAATCATCCCAGAAGACTGCAACCATATTATTGATCGTATCCAGACAAGGAAGCGAATAGTTCAAAGACTTAGTTTGTGTCCCGCTGCCGAATGCAATCCAGCCATCGCCGCTAACTCTTAATTGCGAAAAATCGTTTCCGTAATATTTAAAGTTGAATGGCAAATTAACAGTTTGAGTAAAATCACTCAATCCGCCAGGTTTAGGTATTACCGTTCCAATAGTTTTGATTTCAACCCAATTGAATTCGGGGCGTTGTTCCCAAAGCATATCATGACTTGAATATGCATAATATCCATATCCATCCGGTCCAGTTGGGTCAGAAGCTGTAGGCATGGAAACCGGAAGAGTTATTGGCTCAGTTAATATGTATGGATACAATCCATTCTGAGTTTCGAGCTTTAGTGAAAAGGCAGCGTTATATTGAACGGGACAATTTTGGCTTACGGTTATTGTATAAGTATCGGATTCATTAATTGAATTGCTGTCTGGCAAAATTGTACCGAATATAGCTATCGAATCAACAATTGTCATATATGGGTCGTTGGTGCTGATGGTTCCTTTAACATCAGGTGCTATATCATCTCCAATATTTAAAATTTTAAATCTCACCTTAACCGTTTCGCCCGGATCCATTCTGTAATTTTGAAGAACATTTCCTGCATCATCTACAAAAAATTCGTTGAAATCCAGATTACATCCATGAACAACTGCATTATAGTTATAATCCCAGGAAGTTGTCG is from Ignavibacteriota bacterium and encodes:
- the pgsB gene encoding poly-gamma-glutamate synthase PgsB — encoded protein: MYVFTVLLVVLIILSLYGLIEFYFHQKRIHSIPIRVHINGTRGKSSVTRLIGAALRESGIKTITKVTGTYPRLILEDGSEVGIYRKAGANIIEQLSITRFASKRNAQAIVMECMAVQPQYQWITENKMLHSTLAVITNVRLDHIDVMGYSLPEIATALGNTIPKNQYLLTAEKIVFNKLKEIADKRNCKIQLAEPDLVTEKEMKGFSYIEHKENVALALAVSLHLGIERKTALNGMYKAIPDAGALKLSSVNAFNKKINFYNAFAANDPQSTLMIWEKLRAENELRGIKMILLNTRQDRLDRAKQLTAMVGRELKNQFDNLILIGQSSEIVEELSVSNGVQRNKIINLGWNEPEAVFEAILAYTTEQSTVVAVGNMGGMGGKVADFFENRSVVYG
- the pgsC gene encoding poly-gamma-glutamate biosynthesis protein PgsC; translation: MVELAITLGLIFSLLSYEVFGLAAGGIVVPGYIALQLSQPDRLIGIILVSLSTYLIVKILGHYTFLYGRRQMVVCLLVGCLLANFSRQFLLIELTSNMVQLQAVGWVVPGLIAHWFGKQGIYRTLCVLFITSVLVRLIVILIFNGELLPT
- the pgsW gene encoding poly-gamma-glutamate system protein, with amino-acid sequence MQIQNLNSGSKTVLSVLSLLALMAFLAVEYDKEDVKLKFYEQKFEASKLAKEAMDYLKESRMRKGVFVDVINDPNETALIGQDITPITTDRGYIEAKLTATNPNFAAVVVDMLKEAELEKNDVVAVAFTGSFPGLNIAVHSALQTLKLKPIIITSVGASNWGANDPYYTWLDMERSLYNRGIFKNKSVAASIGGGLDRGRGLSPEGRQLIVDAINRNKIEFINEEHLESSIQKRIELYNKYRKKDKIKAFINVGGGISSIGSVENSKFIPTGFSKILPMKNYPVRGLLIYMAEKNIPVIHLLNVNQLAQQYGLPINPSPLPRQGEGEIFIQKRYSVLLTAGVSLFLTVAIGFVYLMERKRHQLGTEQVKTPQKVSENDHQDSDLLL
- a CDS encoding DUF1624 domain-containing protein produces the protein MLLGHSSYYFNSIWLYLDPADPLIPNWEQFALRYIGYICAPGFLMMNGAMVWWTYQNRILKGSTDWNAKWHLIQRGLFLVLVQITWVNSSWSGFASFKPDHLGIISTIGFAMLLLTIIVKMKWQIRLAIAIIILLVHPLLLRIQYNPDIYWQQILMQSFIDSGDFNKYPILPWFALATLGSVMATGWLKSWQSDKEKIIYSFIIGFASLLIATFIRMERGYGNIFPFSDFGSFSFFFDQKYPPSLFHNLWFFGWVVIGVGTIIFINMYFQNLLKFLSLVGRVPLFFYCVHLALLGIFSKRFDLYYREGYVTETLIGFVIMMIIMLPLTKWFGGVKQRSKNYLIKMI